A stretch of Lathyrus oleraceus cultivar Zhongwan6 chromosome 6, CAAS_Psat_ZW6_1.0, whole genome shotgun sequence DNA encodes these proteins:
- the LOC127092376 gene encoding uncharacterized protein LOC127092376, whose amino-acid sequence MAKKTNSSTHSSSQNPHARKTTPDPTPSKPSSLSSQSQPLSTSFPHRPNRSKKPTPVAAAAAAAAESSKKFQRVFFTSDDVVLILKSLSDFKSKTGKDPLKHLTALHDSLKSSLSIKTTVRKLREKIRTLKIKFEKLRENSQENINFSCPLEEEAFQLSNKFWGQDNEVEDEDEEKSPEKENAAKNLMLEESPKKENAAKKPSSSKKPVQEEPPKKPKKPSTSKKKPIQEELSSVVDSDKMGRLSLGEMFRFGEMRMDVNVLKRGMELIGESEREELEKRWKKLKIQEAEVFVKRAELAVDQGRLILKELKRSS is encoded by the coding sequence ATGGCCAAGAAAACCAACTCTTCTACTCATTCTTCATCTCAAAACCCACATGCACGCAAAACCACTCCAGATCCAACACCTTCAAAACCCTCATCACTCTCTTCTCAATCTCAACCACTTTCCACTTCATTCCCTCACCGTCCTAACCGTTCCAAGAAACCCACACCTGTCGCCGCCGCCGCCGCCGCAGCAGCAGAATCCTCCAAAAAGTTCCAGAGAGTCTTCTTCACTTCCGACGACGTCGTACTCATTCTTAAATCCCTTTCAGATTTCAAATCCAAAACTGGAAAAGATCCACTCAAACACCTCACTGCTCTGCACGACTCGTTGAAGAGTTCGCTTAGTATTAAAACCACAGTAAGGAAACTCAGAGAGAAGATTCGGACTTTGAAGATCAAGTTTGAGAAGCTACGTGAAAACAGCCAAGAAAATATTAACTTTTCATGTCCTTTGGAGGAGGAAGCATTTCAGCTTTCTAACAAGTTTTGGGGTCAAGACAATGAAGTTGAAGACGAAGACGAAGAAAAATCACCTGAGAAGGAAAATGCTGCTAAGAATCTGATGCTGGAAGAATCACCCAAGAAAGAAAATGCTGCTAAGAAACCATCATCATCGAAGAAACCGGTCCAGGAAGAACCACCTAAGAAGCCTAAGAAACCATCGACATCCAAGAAGAAGCCGATCCAGGAAGAGCTATCATCTGTTGTTGACAGTGATAAAATGGGTCGCCTTAGTTTGGGTGAAATGTTTCGTTTTGGTGAAATGCGCATGGATGTGAATGTGCTCAAGAGGGGAATGGAGTTGATTGGGGAATCAGAGAGGGAAGAGTTGGAAAAAAGGTGGAAGAAGTTGAAAATTCAAGAGGCGGAAGTGTTTGTGAAGCGTGCCGAGTTGGCTGTAGATCAAGGTAGATTGATTTTGaaggaattgaaaagatcctcTTAG
- the LOC127092375 gene encoding BTB/POZ domain-containing protein At5g03250, whose product MACMKLGSKSEIFYLYGQSWLCSTGLPSDVIIEIGEASFHLHKFPLISRSKELERFMKDLPSDNEKSILELHDLPGGAKAFLLVARFCYGVKMELTPSNVVPLRCAAEYLQMTEDYGEGNLIIQTENFLNHIFGYWTDTLKALKTCEGVLPLAEELHITSRCIHSLVLKAADPTLAILPLSGPSSVQSPEDSEMWNGISTSLTSKESGEDWWFEDVSSLSLPLYKRFMQGGIARHMKPRRVSGSLVYYAKKNIPSLSSYQNGNLSKSNLSEADQRNLIEETVELLPNEKGITPTKFLLKCLRTAMALYASSSCCSSLEKRIGFQLDEADLEDLLIPNIGYSMETIHDIDCVQRMLDHFMIVDHDDVDSTSNNDIVEEERRIVANCQRLNPMAKVSELMDNYLAEVAPDVNLKLPKFQSLAAVIPDCARTLDDGIYRAIDIFLKSHAWMTESEKEQICRLMNCQKLSLEASTHAAQNERLPLRIVVQVLFFEQLKLRTSVAGWFFASDTLENPTNLSGNLALMRSDGNGIGNNTTHNNPVVAFDHMKDRVSELEKECLSMKQDLEKMMKSKGSWNMLLKKLGCRLIPKTSLPKVSKPCRKSKIAPASVTELEENAVVVT is encoded by the exons ATGGCTTGCATGAAATTGGGATCTAAGTCTGAAATATTTTACCTATATGGCCAAAGTTG GCTCTGCTCTACTGGACTTCCAAGTGATGTCATTATTGAAATTGGTGAGGCGTCATTCCATCTCCACAAG TTTCCACTGATATCAAGAAGTAAAGAACTAGAACGTTTTATGAAAGATTTACCAAGCGACAATGAGAAATCGATTTTGGAACTTCATGATCTACCAGGAGGAGCCAAAGCCTTTCTTCTTGTTGCTAGGTTCTGTTATGGTGTCAAAATGGAACTAACTCCATCCAATGTGGTTCCACTAAGATGTGCAGCTGAGTATCTACAAATGACTGAAGACTATGGAGAAGGAAACCTAATCATACAAACTGAAAATTTCCTTAACCACATTTTCGGTTATTGGACAGACACACTTAAAGCTCTCAAAACATGTGAAGGTGTTTTACCTTTAGCTGAAGAGCTTCACATAACATCAAGATGCATACATTCTTTGGTTTTGAAAGCTGCAGATCCAACTTTGGCTATTTTACCTCTCTCTGGTCCAAGTTCTGTTCAAAGTCCAGAGGATTCAGAAATGTGGAATGGAATATCCACAAGCCTGACATCAAAAGAATCCGGTGAAGATTGGTGGTTTGAGGATGTTTCTTCGCTTAGTTTACCTTTATATAAGAGATTCATGCAAGGTGGTATCGCAAGACACATGAAACCGAGAAGAGTTTCTGGTTCACTTGTTTACTATGCAAAGAAAAACATACCTTCTTTGTCAAGTTATCAAAACGGAAACTTGTCAAAATCAAATCTTTCTGAAGCTGATCAAAGGAATCTGATTGAAGAAACAGTTGAGTTGCTTCCAAATGAAAAGGGTATAACACCAACAAAGTTTTTGCTCAAGTGTCTGAGAACGGCTATGGCTTTATATGCTAGCTCTTCTTGCTGTTCAAGTTTGGAAAAAAGAATTGGTTTTCAATTAGATGAAGCTGATCTTGAAGATCTTTTGATTCCAAATATTGGTTACTCAATGGAGACAATTCATGATATAGATTGTGTTCAAAGAATGCTTGATCATTTCATGATTGTTGATCATGATGATGTTGATTCTACATCGAATAATGATATTGTTGAAGAAGAGAGACGCATAGTTGCAAACTGTCAACGTCTTAATCCAATGGCAAAAGTTTCTGAATTGATGGATAATTATTTAGCAGAAGTAGCACCTGATGTTAACTTGAAGTTGCCAAAATTTCAATCACTTGCTGCTGTTATTCCTGATTGTGCTAGGACATTGGATGATGGTATTTATCGCGCAATCGATATATTCCTCAAG AGCCATGCATGGATGACAGAATCTGAGAAGGAACAAATCTGCAGGCTGATGAATTGCCAAAAACTCTCATTGGAAGCGAGCACACACGCAGCTCAAAACGAGAGGCTACCACTTCGCATTGTTGTCCAAGTTTTATTCTTCGAACAACTCAAGCTACGCACATCTGTTGCAGGTTGGTTCTTTGCTTCTGACACTCTCGAAAACCCAACAAACCTAAGTGGAAACCTTGCTCTAATGAGAAGCGACGGAAACGGAATCGGAAACAACACTACACATAATAACCCTGTTGTAGCTTTTGATCACATGAAAGACAGAGTTTCTGAGCTTGAGAAAGAGTGTTTGAGCATGAAACAAGATTTGGAGAAAATGATGAAGTCTAAGGGAAGCTGGAACATGCTCTTAAAGAAATTGGGGTGTAGACTAATTCCTAAGACTTCTCTTCCTAAGGTTTCAAAGCCATGCAGGAAGTCCAAAATAGCACCAGCTTCAGTAACTGAGTTGGAAGAGAATGCTGTGGTAGTTACCTGA